The DNA window GGCCGACCATCTGATCACGCGCCACCATGCCGGTGACGGTGCGGTCGCCGATGGTGATCAGGAAGGTCTTCTCCGCAACGGCCGGCAGATGCAGCACGCGTTTCACCGCATCGGCCAGGGTGATGTTTTCGCGCTGTACCGCCTGGCCACGCGCCTGCAGGCGGGTGACGTCGCGGGTCATCTTCGGCGTCTTGCCGAGCAGCACGTCCAGCGGCATGTCGATCGGTTGATTGTCGAAGTGGCTATCGTTCAGCGTCAGGTGCTGCTCTTCGGTCGCTTCGCCGATCACCGCGTAAGGCGCGCGTTCGCGGCGGCAGATCTCGTCGAACTGCGCCATCTGCGCCGGGGCGATCGCCATCACGTAACGCTCCTGCGATTCGTTGCACCACACTTCCAGCGGACTCATGCCCGGCTCGTCGTTGAGAATATCGCGCAGTTCGAAACGGCCGCCGCGGCCGCCGTCGCTCACCAGCTCCGGCATGGCGTTGGACAGGCCGCCGGCGCCGACGTCATGAATGAACAGGATCGGGTTCTGGTCGCCCAGCTGCCAGCAGCGGTCGATCACTTCCTGACAGCGGCGTTCCATTTCCGGGTTGTCGCGCTGCACCGAAGCGAAATCCAGATCGGCGTCGGACTGGCCGGACGCCATCGAGGACGCCGCGCCGCCGCCCAGGCCGATATTCATCGCCGGGCCGCCCAGCACCACCAGCTTGGCGCCGACGGTGATTTCCCCTTTCTGCACGTGATCGGCGCGGATGTTGCCGATGCCGCCCGCCAGCATGATCGGTTTGTGGTAGCCGCGCAGCTCAACGCCGTTGTGGCTGTTGACGCGCTCTTCATAGGTACGGAAGTAGCCCAGCAGCGCCGGCCGGCCGAATTCGTTGTTGAACGCCGCGCCGCCCAGCGGGCCTTCGGTCATGATATCCAGCGCGGTGACGATGCGTTCCGGCTTGCCGAAATCTTGCTCCCACGGCTGTTCAAAGCCGGGAATGCGCAGGTTGGACACCGAGAAGCCCACCAGACCGGCCTTCGGCTTGGCGCCCCGGCCGGTAGCGCCCTCGTCGCGGATCTCGCCGCCGGATCCGGTCGCGGCGCCCGGCCACGGCGAGATCGCCGTCGGGTGGTTGTGGGTTTCCACTTTCATCAGGATGTGCGCTTCTTCCTGATGATAATCGTACGTGCCGTTCTCCGGCGCGGCGAAGAAGCGGCCGACCTGCGAGCCTTCCATCACGGCGGCGTTGTCTTTATACGCCGACAGCACGTAGTCCGGCGTCTGCTCGTAGGTATTCTTGATCATTTTGAACAGCGACTTGGGCTGCTGTTCGCCGTCGATGATCCAGTCGGCGTTGAAAATCTTGTGGCGGCAGTGCTCGGAGTTGGCCTGCGCGAACATATAAAGTTCGATATCCGTCGGGTTGCGCCCCAAACCGGTAAAGGCATTCAGCAGGTAGTCGATCTCATCCTGCGCCAGCGCCAGGCCGAGCCGGACGTTGGCCTGCTCCAGCGCGGCGCGCCCTGCGCCCAGCACGTCGACCGACTGATACGGCGCCGGCTGATGGTGCGCGAACAGCTGTTCGGCCTGTTGCAGCTCGCTGAAGACGGTTTCCATCATGCGATCGTGCAGCAACGCAGCGAGCTGCCGCCACTGGGCTTCCGTCAGTTCAGGCGCCTTGACGTAGAACGCCAGACCGCGCTCCAGCCGCAGCACCTGTTGCAGACCGCAGTTGTGGGCGATGTCGGTGGCTTTGGAAGACCAGGGTGAAATGGTGCCCGGACGCGGCGTAACCAGCAGCAGCCGGCCTTCAGGGGCGTGTTCGGCGAGAGAAGGACCGTACTTGAGCAGACGCTGAAGTTTGGCGTGTTCTTCGGCACTTAACGGTGCGCTGACATCGGCAAAGTGGACGTACTCGGCGTAGATATCACTGACGGGCAGGCGGGCGTCCTGACAGCGGGACAGCAGTTTGGTAATGCGAAAAGCCGATAAAGCGGGCGAACCACGCAGAATTTCCATAATCAAAGT is part of the Serratia surfactantfaciens genome and encodes:
- the purL gene encoding phosphoribosylformylglycinamidine synthase, which encodes MEILRGSPALSAFRITKLLSRCQDARLPVSDIYAEYVHFADVSAPLSAEEHAKLQRLLKYGPSLAEHAPEGRLLLVTPRPGTISPWSSKATDIAHNCGLQQVLRLERGLAFYVKAPELTEAQWRQLAALLHDRMMETVFSELQQAEQLFAHHQPAPYQSVDVLGAGRAALEQANVRLGLALAQDEIDYLLNAFTGLGRNPTDIELYMFAQANSEHCRHKIFNADWIIDGEQQPKSLFKMIKNTYEQTPDYVLSAYKDNAAVMEGSQVGRFFAAPENGTYDYHQEEAHILMKVETHNHPTAISPWPGAATGSGGEIRDEGATGRGAKPKAGLVGFSVSNLRIPGFEQPWEQDFGKPERIVTALDIMTEGPLGGAAFNNEFGRPALLGYFRTYEERVNSHNGVELRGYHKPIMLAGGIGNIRADHVQKGEITVGAKLVVLGGPAMNIGLGGGAASSMASGQSDADLDFASVQRDNPEMERRCQEVIDRCWQLGDQNPILFIHDVGAGGLSNAMPELVSDGGRGGRFELRDILNDEPGMSPLEVWCNESQERYVMAIAPAQMAQFDEICRRERAPYAVIGEATEEQHLTLNDSHFDNQPIDMPLDVLLGKTPKMTRDVTRLQARGQAVQRENITLADAVKRVLHLPAVAEKTFLITIGDRTVTGMVARDQMVGPWQIPVADCAVTTASLDSYYGEAMSIGERAPVALLDFAASGRLAVGEALTNLAATEIGSLKRVKLSANWMAAAGHPGEDAGLYEAVKAVGEELCPALGITIPVGKDSMSMKTRWQEGNEQREMTSPLSLVITAFARVEDVRGTVTPQLRTDKGDNALLLIDLGNGHNALGATALAQVYRQLGDKPADVRDVAQLAGFFNAMQQLVADRALLAYHDRADGGLLVTLAEMAFAGHCGVEVNLDGLGDDALAVLFNEELGAVIQVSAERLDDVKQAFAQHGLTDNVHHIGSAQAGDRFVIQQHGKALYSESRNTLRTWWAETTWQMQRLRDNPACADQEHQAKQDEQDPGLSVKLTFAPEEDIAAPYIAKGARPKVAVLREQGVNSHVEMAAAFHRAGFDAVDVHMSDLLAGRRDLQDFHTLVACGGFSYGDVLGAGEGWAKSILFNERVRDEFEAFFHRPQTLALGVCNGCQMMSNLRELIPGAEHWPRFVRNLSDRFEARFSLVEVAASPSLFLQGMTGSRMPIAVSHGEGHVEVRDTAHLAALESHGLVALRFVNNAGQVTEAYPANPNGSPNGITAVTSASGRATVMMPHPERVFRTVSNSWHPEEWGEDSPWMRMFRNARKQLG